Proteins encoded within one genomic window of Rossellomorea vietnamensis:
- a CDS encoding tripartite tricarboxylate transporter substrate binding protein — translation MNLFKRMIGVFILLSLVLTVAGCGSTSQSSSNESSGDASDFPKKPITLIVPSSAGGGTDSTARALASATEEHLGQSIGVVNKPGGSGAVGMTEGANAKPDGYTVSMVFVELTMLDHLGLSPLSYEEFKPIGLVNLDPAALTVPADAPYDTVEEFVAYAKKHPGKVKVGNAGTGSIWHIAAESLEKNADIELNHIPFEGAAPAVTALVGGHVDAVTVSPAEVKSQLEAGNVKTLAVMSDDRSDIVPDVPTFKEEGFDMNTIATWRGLTVPKDTPDEVVKVLEDAFMKGAEEKEFMDFMKSNGLGVSLKSSSEFKEFMKENDTFFGGMIKELDLNG, via the coding sequence ATGAATCTGTTCAAACGAATGATAGGGGTATTCATCTTATTAAGTTTAGTGTTGACTGTCGCAGGATGTGGATCTACTTCACAATCATCTTCGAACGAATCGTCTGGAGATGCTTCTGATTTTCCTAAGAAACCGATTACGTTAATCGTTCCTTCTTCTGCCGGTGGTGGTACCGATTCTACTGCACGGGCCTTGGCTTCAGCTACCGAAGAACATTTGGGTCAATCCATTGGAGTGGTCAATAAGCCAGGTGGAAGCGGAGCGGTAGGAATGACAGAAGGAGCGAATGCCAAGCCGGACGGGTATACCGTATCAATGGTATTTGTTGAATTGACGATGCTGGATCATTTAGGACTTTCACCGTTATCTTATGAAGAGTTCAAACCAATCGGGTTAGTTAACCTTGACCCGGCGGCTCTTACTGTACCGGCAGATGCACCGTATGATACGGTCGAAGAATTTGTCGCCTATGCCAAGAAACATCCTGGTAAAGTCAAAGTGGGCAACGCAGGGACAGGCTCCATCTGGCATATTGCTGCCGAAAGCCTGGAGAAAAATGCCGATATTGAGTTAAATCATATTCCTTTTGAGGGAGCGGCTCCAGCTGTGACAGCTCTGGTAGGCGGCCATGTTGATGCTGTTACTGTCAGTCCTGCAGAAGTGAAATCCCAATTGGAAGCAGGTAATGTGAAGACGCTTGCCGTCATGTCCGACGATCGTTCAGACATCGTACCCGATGTCCCGACCTTTAAAGAGGAAGGGTTCGATATGAATACCATTGCAACATGGAGAGGGTTGACGGTACCGAAGGACACTCCTGATGAAGTGGTGAAAGTATTGGAAGATGCCTTTATGAAAGGTGCAGAAGAGAAGGAGTTCATGGACTTTATGAAATCCAATGGACTTGGAGTTTCATTAAAAAGTTCATCTGAATTCAAAGAATTCATGAAAGAAAATGATACATTCTTCGGAGGGATGATCAAAGAACTTGATCTGAATGGATGA
- a CDS encoding tripartite tricarboxylate transporter TctB family protein, translating to MRVPTVIMSVIIIGISAYFYSMSQAFPQNQMQETGPDFMPKIYCGFLILLSLILIVKEVRSKAKEEKKEAAMLYAVAAMAMVAVYLILIPYVGFYLSTAAVIVSFLLFTKVKSIYTLAAVPLGTIAFIYIFFEKFLSVSLPLGTLFT from the coding sequence TTGCGAGTACCTACTGTAATCATGAGTGTCATTATAATTGGAATTTCAGCGTATTTTTATTCGATGTCCCAAGCGTTTCCGCAGAATCAGATGCAGGAGACGGGGCCGGATTTCATGCCGAAAATATATTGTGGGTTTCTTATTTTGCTAAGTTTGATTTTGATAGTGAAAGAAGTCAGGTCAAAAGCGAAGGAAGAAAAGAAAGAAGCTGCGATGTTATATGCAGTTGCAGCTATGGCCATGGTGGCCGTTTATTTAATCTTGATTCCATATGTAGGCTTCTATCTTTCAACCGCAGCTGTCATAGTCAGCTTCCTCTTATTCACTAAAGTGAAAAGTATCTATACTTTGGCTGCTGTTCCTCTAGGTACCATTGCTTTTATATATATATTCTTTGAGAAATTCTTAAGCGTGTCCCTTCCACTCGGGACATTGTTTACATAA
- a CDS encoding tripartite tricarboxylate transporter permease: protein MSLFMDGLVNVFQWQVLLFLVTGTVVGICIGSLPGLTATMGVALILPVTFGMDPVTGILLLIGVYFGSVYGGSLTAILINTPGTPASAATAIDGYPMAKKGLAHKALTISTLASTIGGVISVIVLIVVAPQLAEFALKFSAPESFALALFGLSIISSIAGKSLIKGLIAGFIGLLISTIGLDPMGGFPRFTFGNLNLSSGVNLIAVMIGLFAASEAFKSMETIFSTNQKVIMVEKVKLKWHEFRTLIGTILRSAGIGTFIGMIPGAGGDITAFVAYNEAKRFSKNKEEFGKGSMKGVAAPEAANNSVTGGAMIPLLTLGIPGDAVTAVLLGALMVQGLQPGPMLFEANGPLVYTLFVGMLLANLLLLVFGLAGIRLFTKVLLIPKTILTPIILVLCVLGAYSLGNNYFDVLVMFIAGVAGYFLQRYGFPASPIILGLILGPMLESNLRRSLLMSQGNLDIFYTRPITAVLIGLAIATLFSPLVGKVMKGRRNGRIHDENYKL from the coding sequence ATGAGCTTATTTATGGACGGTTTAGTCAACGTTTTTCAGTGGCAGGTACTTCTTTTCTTAGTGACGGGTACTGTTGTCGGAATCTGTATCGGTTCTCTTCCAGGCTTGACGGCAACCATGGGAGTCGCCCTGATTCTTCCCGTCACGTTTGGAATGGATCCGGTAACCGGGATCCTTCTATTAATAGGAGTGTATTTTGGATCTGTATATGGGGGATCATTAACGGCGATCTTGATTAATACACCTGGCACCCCGGCGTCTGCTGCTACTGCCATTGATGGGTATCCAATGGCCAAGAAGGGGCTGGCACATAAAGCATTAACGATCTCAACCCTTGCTTCGACAATCGGTGGGGTTATCAGTGTGATTGTCCTGATTGTGGTGGCTCCGCAGCTGGCAGAATTCGCGTTGAAGTTCAGTGCACCGGAATCGTTTGCCCTTGCGCTATTCGGGTTATCGATCATTTCCAGTATAGCGGGAAAGTCGTTGATAAAAGGATTGATTGCTGGGTTTATCGGACTGCTCATCTCAACAATCGGGTTGGATCCAATGGGAGGGTTCCCCCGGTTTACATTCGGTAACCTTAACCTGAGCAGTGGGGTCAATTTAATTGCCGTGATGATTGGGTTATTTGCTGCTTCAGAAGCATTTAAGTCAATGGAAACAATATTTTCAACCAACCAGAAGGTCATCATGGTTGAGAAAGTGAAATTGAAGTGGCATGAGTTCAGAACACTCATTGGGACTATCCTTCGATCAGCTGGAATCGGTACGTTCATCGGGATGATCCCGGGAGCGGGGGGAGATATAACCGCTTTTGTTGCTTATAATGAAGCGAAAAGATTCTCTAAGAACAAAGAAGAATTCGGAAAAGGATCGATGAAGGGGGTTGCTGCACCGGAAGCTGCCAACAACAGTGTGACTGGAGGTGCCATGATCCCGTTATTAACATTGGGTATCCCTGGTGATGCCGTGACAGCAGTCCTCCTCGGGGCTTTGATGGTTCAGGGGCTGCAGCCGGGGCCAATGTTATTTGAAGCAAACGGTCCTTTAGTCTATACACTATTTGTCGGCATGTTACTTGCGAACCTGTTACTTCTTGTATTCGGCTTGGCCGGAATCAGACTTTTCACCAAAGTCCTCTTGATCCCTAAAACGATCCTGACTCCGATCATTCTGGTACTGTGTGTGCTGGGGGCCTATTCATTGGGGAATAACTATTTTGACGTTTTAGTCATGTTTATAGCAGGGGTTGCAGGATATTTTCTCCAGAGATATGGGTTCCCCGCGTCTCCTATTATATTAGGGTTGATTCTCGGACCGATGTTAGAAAGTAATTTAAGGCGTTCGTTGTTAATGTCACAGGGAAATCTTGATATATTTTATACGAGACCGATTACGGCAGTACTAATCGGCTTGGCCATTGCCACTTTATTCTCCCCATTAGTGGGTAAAGTGATGAAGGGCAGAAGAAACGGGAGGATACATGATGAAAATTACAAGCTTTGA
- the dgoD gene encoding galactonate dehydratase, which yields MKITSFELFQVPPRWLFLKIETDEGLVGWGEPVIEGKAHSVKAYVEEMMENLIGKDPMRIEDHWNMMYRSGFYRGGPIHMSAIAGIDQALWDIKGKYYDAPVYELLGGACRDSIKVYSWIGGDRPSDVGSAAKQVVNAGFTAVKMNGTEELQYIDSYEKIDQAVARIAAVREAVGDYIGIGIDFHGRVHKPMAKILAKELEAFRPMFIEEPVLPENNEALREIAAHTSIPIATGERMFSRWDFKKVLTDGYVDIIQPDLSHAGGITECKKIASMAEAFDVALAPHCPLGPIALAACLQVDATSHNAFIQEQSLGIHYNQGSDLLDYVMDPSVFEYKDGYVKIPEGPGLGIEVNEGFIRKQAEIGHNWKNPVWRHKDGSIAEW from the coding sequence ATGAAAATTACAAGCTTTGAGTTATTTCAAGTGCCCCCACGCTGGCTGTTTCTGAAGATCGAAACAGATGAAGGACTTGTTGGGTGGGGAGAGCCGGTCATTGAAGGCAAGGCACATTCAGTGAAAGCATACGTGGAAGAAATGATGGAAAACCTGATTGGAAAAGACCCCATGAGAATCGAAGACCATTGGAATATGATGTATCGATCCGGCTTCTATCGAGGGGGCCCTATTCACATGAGTGCCATTGCCGGGATCGATCAGGCACTATGGGACATCAAAGGGAAATACTATGATGCTCCCGTCTATGAACTGCTTGGTGGTGCCTGTCGTGATTCGATTAAGGTTTATTCCTGGATTGGGGGAGATCGTCCTTCTGATGTAGGGAGTGCGGCCAAGCAGGTCGTAAATGCGGGTTTTACTGCCGTGAAGATGAACGGAACGGAAGAGCTGCAGTATATCGACTCCTATGAAAAGATTGATCAAGCTGTTGCGAGAATCGCAGCTGTAAGAGAAGCAGTTGGGGATTATATCGGAATCGGCATTGACTTTCATGGACGGGTACATAAACCGATGGCAAAGATTCTGGCCAAAGAACTGGAAGCCTTTCGCCCTATGTTCATAGAAGAACCTGTCCTTCCTGAAAATAACGAGGCACTGCGTGAAATTGCCGCTCATACGTCGATTCCCATCGCCACAGGTGAAAGAATGTTCTCCAGGTGGGACTTCAAAAAGGTCCTGACGGATGGATATGTCGATATCATTCAACCTGACTTGTCTCATGCAGGGGGAATCACAGAATGTAAAAAGATTGCTTCCATGGCAGAAGCCTTCGATGTGGCCCTTGCCCCTCATTGTCCTCTTGGACCGATCGCTCTGGCTGCCTGCCTGCAGGTTGATGCCACATCCCATAATGCGTTTATACAGGAACAGAGTTTAGGCATTCATTATAATCAGGGAAGCGATCTGTTGGATTATGTCATGGATCCTTCTGTTTTTGAATACAAGGATGGGTATGTCAAGATACCCGAAGGTCCAGGCTTAGGAATCGAAGTCAATGAAGGGTTTATCCGGAAACAGGCTGAAATCGGGCATAACTGGAAAAACCCTGTGTGGAGACATAAAGATGGGAGTATCGCAGAATGGTAA
- a CDS encoding 2-hydroxyacid dehydrogenase, giving the protein MKPKVFIAKPIPQEVEDYLSSYCDYKVWEHEEPIPYERLIEELQDVVGLITPKGVITEDLLNHAPKLKLVSNIAAGYDAFDLKLMEERRVLGTHTPYVLDETVADLVFGLILSSARRISELDSYVKKGKWVKNDDPFFFGVDVHHATLGIIGLGRIGEKVVRRATAGFGMSVLYHNRSRRPEMEQEYGIEYSEMDALLQKSDFVLLMVPLSEGTYHLMDTDQFKRMKSSAFFINCSRGKTVNEPALIQALEEKWIRGAALDVYEQEPIDRENPLLKMKNVVTTPHIGSATQKARFDMALKAAENMVEYLKGNTPPNVVKELRHLTEKVLEKHTSES; this is encoded by the coding sequence ATGAAACCTAAAGTGTTTATTGCAAAACCTATACCGCAAGAGGTAGAAGACTACCTCAGTTCCTATTGCGATTATAAGGTATGGGAACATGAAGAACCGATACCATATGAGAGATTAATAGAAGAATTACAGGATGTCGTCGGGTTAATCACGCCTAAAGGAGTCATTACGGAGGACCTCCTGAATCACGCCCCTAAATTGAAATTAGTCAGTAATATAGCTGCAGGCTATGATGCATTTGATCTGAAGTTGATGGAAGAAAGAAGAGTACTGGGCACCCATACCCCTTACGTTCTTGATGAAACGGTTGCTGATCTCGTATTTGGACTGATTCTTTCCTCAGCCCGAAGGATATCTGAGCTGGATTCCTATGTGAAAAAGGGGAAATGGGTAAAGAATGACGATCCGTTCTTTTTCGGTGTGGACGTTCATCATGCCACATTAGGGATCATTGGGTTAGGGAGAATCGGGGAGAAGGTTGTAAGGAGGGCAACGGCTGGATTCGGTATGAGTGTTCTTTATCATAACCGTTCAAGAAGACCTGAAATGGAGCAGGAATATGGGATAGAATACAGTGAAATGGATGCTCTTCTTCAGAAATCGGATTTTGTCTTGCTAATGGTGCCGTTGTCTGAAGGAACCTATCACCTCATGGATACCGATCAATTCAAACGGATGAAGTCTTCAGCGTTTTTTATTAATTGCTCACGTGGGAAGACGGTCAATGAACCGGCCTTGATTCAAGCATTGGAAGAGAAGTGGATTAGGGGGGCAGCCCTTGATGTCTATGAACAGGAGCCCATTGATCGTGAAAACCCTTTGTTGAAAATGAAAAATGTGGTCACTACCCCTCACATCGGATCGGCCACTCAAAAAGCCCGGTTTGATATGGCTTTAAAAGCAGCGGAGAATATGGTGGAGTATCTCAAAGGCAACACGCCCCCGAACGTGGTGAAGGAGTTACGTCATTTGACCGAGAAAGTGCTGGAGAAACATACATCCGAGTCATGA
- a CDS encoding aldo/keto reductase, giving the protein MNSLSDTTVLSNGVQMPWMGLGVFKVEDGAEVTNAVKAAIHHGYRSIDTASFYDNEEGVGKAIQETAIPREELFITTKVWNSDQGYDSTLKAFDVSLRNLGLEYLDLYLIHWPVKGKYMDTWRALETLYKQGKVKAIGVSNFQIHHLKDLIEDGEIKPMVNQVEYHPSLTQEELHDYCKQQGIQLEAWSPLKKGRLMKDETIVALSEKYQKTPAQILLRWDLQNGVVTIPKSTKEHRIKENADIFDFNIEQEDMKRISSLNLNERTGADPDHFDF; this is encoded by the coding sequence ATGAATAGCTTATCGGATACTACTGTTTTATCAAACGGTGTACAAATGCCCTGGATGGGGTTAGGTGTATTTAAAGTGGAGGATGGCGCAGAAGTAACGAATGCTGTAAAAGCCGCCATTCATCACGGTTATCGCAGTATCGACACGGCTTCCTTTTATGATAATGAGGAAGGGGTGGGCAAAGCAATCCAGGAGACTGCCATCCCGCGGGAAGAGTTATTTATCACCACAAAGGTGTGGAACTCAGATCAGGGATATGATTCAACACTGAAAGCATTTGACGTAAGCTTGAGAAATTTAGGGTTGGAGTATCTGGATTTATATTTAATTCATTGGCCGGTTAAGGGAAAATACATGGATACTTGGAGAGCACTGGAAACCTTATATAAACAAGGAAAAGTAAAAGCGATCGGGGTAAGTAACTTTCAAATTCACCATCTTAAAGATCTCATTGAAGACGGTGAAATAAAGCCAATGGTCAATCAAGTTGAATATCATCCCAGTTTAACCCAGGAAGAACTCCACGACTATTGCAAACAGCAGGGAATTCAATTAGAAGCATGGTCTCCCCTTAAGAAAGGGAGATTGATGAAAGATGAAACCATTGTAGCCCTATCTGAAAAATATCAAAAAACCCCCGCCCAAATTCTTTTACGCTGGGATCTTCAAAATGGTGTCGTCACGATACCAAAATCGACCAAGGAACACCGTATAAAGGAAAATGCAGACATCTTTGATTTTAATATCGAACAAGAAGACATGAAACGGATCAGCAGTTTGAATCTGAATGAGCGGACAGGTGCCGATCCAGATCACTTTGACTTTTAG
- a CDS encoding DUF4396 domain-containing protein, translating to MLTTISWIFLGIGLLSSLIILVDVLKHPQKMKIMNIVWPINGWFFGPIALWTYFKWGRVKAKDLEKEDNRGHGAKVFVSTSHCSAGCSFGDAVGVPIVAMTGLTIAGSTLFAHYTVEFILAYLFGIIFQFYAIYPMNKDDGKLNAFKQAIKADSLSLIAFEVGMFGWMAVVHYLLFAEPPKPTEPSYWFMMQIAMILGFLTSYPANQWLIKKGLKEAM from the coding sequence GTGCTAACAACGATTTCGTGGATTTTTCTGGGGATAGGGTTGTTGTCTTCCCTGATTATATTAGTGGATGTGCTCAAGCATCCGCAGAAGATGAAGATCATGAACATAGTGTGGCCAATCAACGGATGGTTCTTCGGCCCAATCGCTCTGTGGACGTACTTCAAGTGGGGGCGGGTGAAAGCGAAGGATTTAGAGAAGGAAGACAACCGAGGTCATGGGGCCAAGGTATTCGTCTCCACCAGCCACTGCTCGGCAGGATGCTCCTTCGGTGATGCGGTCGGTGTTCCGATTGTCGCCATGACGGGTCTCACAATTGCAGGCTCTACCTTATTTGCTCATTATACTGTGGAATTCATACTTGCCTATTTATTTGGTATCATCTTTCAATTCTATGCAATTTATCCTATGAACAAGGACGATGGGAAGCTCAATGCCTTCAAACAAGCAATCAAAGCCGACTCCCTCTCCCTGATCGCCTTTGAAGTCGGGATGTTCGGATGGATGGCCGTTGTCCATTATCTGCTATTCGCTGAGCCGCCGAAGCCGACAGAACCTTCTTATTGGTTTATGATGCAAATTGCGATGATATTAGGATTTCTAACGAGTTATCCCGCGAATCAGTGGTTAATTAAGAAGGGGTTAAAGGAAGCGATGTAG
- a CDS encoding S8 family serine peptidase, with product MKKKIVPSLLACVMAAGTFGASASAEFQFSKQNKVPHSVLAEKSNPFAKAMEENHDPLYGMDQSAFNPNEKVRVIVEVEVDKNAKSSTLGQVEKVKNAISGKKSSTTKVRHTFFKGFNGFSVDTTLGEAQKFAKLDGVKDVRISRQYEHTVVDSKELVKAMDTWTKYNTRGEGMVVGIVDSGVDHRHEAMQLSEEGKKAAKLTKDNLQDEFQQTEVNETWYTEKVPTGYDWADNDTDVIPSSNSHGTHVAGIVGAYEEKKKKVEGVAPDVQLLAEKVFSDKGGGAYDDDIAAGIYHAVEMGADVINLSLGSEAGNVDPDDPVQRSIQYATEQGVLVVAAAGNAAYSTKNNLLERSQLPLAKNPDIGLVGDPGVTPYALQVASSENDMMTVDGLRLSDGSLLGYQIQQGIKKLNGTLDPSKEYELVYVGEGNSAAVKDLDLKGKIAVAQPSQYYAPSTYMQTAAAGKGAVAVMVIPPPQLTSYATNLYFSPYFIPAVTTDQAGGNELAERLKSGEELTAQLTDDVLKVQNTATEPMSTFSSFGSPTDLSFKPEITAPGGKIYSTVINNEYETMSGTSMASPQVAGGAALLLQHYYQELGLPKNKETVLKAKNALMNTSETLTDPTDENAVYSPRRQGAGIMKIDRAVETPYLLERVGVPTEQAASVALKEVGRSFDFTLNVEPLKENLVKPQHQYEIMIDLVTDETTKQTHDGVEREYLTLHSVPVTGADIKINGRTYNQDEPIQYKPKRDEEVKISVELPEELSEGRFIEGFVRFVPKGSSVKDLTTLSVPLMGYYGDWDSMANVDESPVTGDAFLGYTVLFNEIDDLPVGYDPVTQTFKKEKIGVSPQSVSEGVFPSFTALRNLKEMSLSIQDEKGNTIKEIGNFSEFTEDGRPYPFRKNIMSFRNYSYKMEGFFWNSTDHEGKIVPDGQYYYVYTSTLNYEGAEPQVTKIPVKVDSKAPKVEDIKVEEMPDGNYHISWDVTDTGTGPLGSMLWVNGEWKRLQNGASEYISKVKPELVTISGLDNARNVGVAYQGDESYLNAEPLINYLGINNASSVSETKPLRLTLFEYKRLDWHLEITDAEGNPLEEADIYNEHSIYNLPWVPDSEYPDGDYYVKVTVKDESGLTLSTVPKKFTVKR from the coding sequence ATGAAGAAAAAAATCGTACCATCTTTATTGGCATGCGTGATGGCTGCAGGGACGTTCGGGGCATCAGCAAGTGCGGAATTCCAGTTTTCTAAACAGAACAAGGTGCCACATTCGGTGCTTGCTGAGAAATCCAATCCCTTTGCAAAGGCGATGGAGGAGAATCATGATCCACTGTATGGGATGGATCAATCTGCCTTCAATCCGAACGAAAAGGTAAGGGTCATTGTGGAGGTCGAGGTGGACAAAAATGCGAAGTCATCCACCTTGGGACAAGTGGAGAAAGTGAAGAATGCGATTTCCGGAAAGAAATCTTCAACGACTAAAGTCAGACATACATTTTTCAAAGGCTTCAACGGATTCAGCGTTGATACAACCCTCGGGGAAGCCCAAAAGTTTGCTAAGCTGGATGGGGTAAAGGATGTTCGCATTTCCAGGCAGTATGAGCATACCGTTGTAGACAGCAAAGAACTCGTGAAAGCAATGGACACGTGGACGAAATATAACACGCGCGGAGAAGGGATGGTCGTAGGGATCGTTGACTCCGGGGTGGACCATCGTCATGAAGCGATGCAGCTTTCAGAAGAAGGAAAAAAGGCTGCAAAGTTGACCAAGGACAATCTTCAGGATGAATTTCAGCAAACCGAAGTAAATGAAACGTGGTATACAGAAAAAGTCCCTACAGGATACGACTGGGCAGACAACGATACTGACGTCATTCCATCTTCCAATTCCCATGGTACCCACGTAGCCGGAATCGTTGGAGCCTATGAAGAAAAAAAGAAAAAAGTAGAGGGAGTCGCTCCCGATGTACAGCTTTTAGCGGAAAAGGTTTTCTCCGATAAGGGTGGCGGCGCTTATGACGATGATATCGCGGCAGGAATCTATCATGCTGTGGAAATGGGAGCGGATGTCATCAACCTCAGCCTCGGATCCGAGGCTGGGAATGTCGATCCGGATGATCCCGTCCAGCGTTCGATTCAATATGCAACGGAACAAGGCGTACTGGTTGTTGCGGCGGCAGGGAATGCGGCTTACAGCACAAAGAACAATTTGCTGGAAAGGTCTCAACTGCCTTTAGCGAAAAATCCTGACATCGGGCTCGTAGGAGATCCCGGCGTGACGCCTTATGCCCTGCAAGTCGCTTCTTCAGAGAACGACATGATGACCGTGGACGGTCTGCGTTTGTCGGATGGAAGTCTGTTGGGCTATCAAATTCAACAGGGGATCAAGAAATTGAACGGGACGCTGGATCCATCTAAGGAATACGAACTGGTCTACGTTGGTGAGGGGAATTCAGCAGCGGTCAAGGATCTTGATTTGAAAGGGAAGATTGCAGTCGCACAGCCATCACAATACTATGCCCCATCAACGTATATGCAGACAGCAGCTGCAGGAAAAGGTGCGGTAGCGGTGATGGTGATTCCGCCTCCCCAGTTGACATCGTATGCAACAAATCTATACTTCAGCCCGTACTTCATTCCGGCTGTCACAACGGATCAAGCAGGAGGAAATGAACTCGCAGAGCGATTGAAGTCTGGTGAAGAATTGACGGCTCAGCTGACTGACGATGTACTAAAGGTTCAAAACACGGCAACAGAGCCGATGTCGACCTTCTCCTCTTTCGGATCTCCAACAGATCTAAGCTTCAAGCCGGAAATCACGGCGCCGGGCGGGAAGATTTATTCGACGGTGATCAATAACGAATATGAAACCATGAGCGGAACGTCCATGGCGAGCCCGCAGGTAGCAGGCGGCGCAGCCCTTCTTTTACAGCATTATTATCAGGAGCTGGGTCTTCCAAAAAATAAGGAAACCGTGTTGAAAGCGAAGAACGCCTTGATGAATACGTCCGAAACATTGACAGATCCAACCGATGAAAATGCGGTCTATTCCCCAAGAAGACAAGGTGCCGGAATCATGAAAATCGACCGTGCAGTGGAGACGCCTTATCTTCTTGAACGTGTCGGGGTACCGACAGAACAGGCTGCATCTGTTGCTCTAAAAGAGGTGGGACGCAGCTTTGATTTTACATTGAATGTGGAGCCTTTAAAGGAAAACCTGGTGAAGCCTCAGCATCAATATGAAATTATGATTGATCTCGTCACAGATGAAACGACGAAGCAAACACATGATGGAGTGGAAAGAGAATACTTAACGCTTCACAGTGTCCCGGTGACAGGAGCGGACATCAAGATCAACGGCCGGACGTACAACCAGGACGAACCGATCCAATACAAACCTAAGCGTGATGAAGAGGTGAAGATTTCGGTTGAACTGCCTGAAGAGTTGAGCGAAGGGCGCTTCATCGAAGGGTTTGTCCGTTTTGTGCCAAAGGGAAGCTCGGTAAAAGACCTGACGACTCTTTCCGTCCCGCTTATGGGATACTACGGTGACTGGGATTCCATGGCGAATGTGGATGAAAGCCCTGTGACAGGGGATGCGTTCCTGGGGTACACCGTCCTATTCAATGAGATAGATGACCTGCCTGTCGGATATGATCCCGTTACCCAAACATTCAAGAAAGAAAAGATAGGTGTCTCGCCACAATCCGTCAGTGAAGGGGTTTTTCCTTCCTTCACCGCGTTGCGCAATCTGAAGGAGATGTCCTTGAGTATTCAGGATGAGAAAGGCAATACCATAAAAGAAATAGGAAACTTCAGTGAATTCACAGAGGATGGACGTCCGTATCCATTCCGAAAAAACATTATGAGCTTCAGGAATTACTCTTATAAAATGGAAGGATTCTTCTGGAACTCTACTGATCATGAAGGAAAAATAGTACCGGATGGACAGTACTATTACGTCTATACAAGTACATTGAATTATGAAGGTGCAGAGCCACAAGTGACCAAGATTCCGGTAAAGGTAGATTCCAAAGCTCCTAAAGTGGAAGACATCAAGGTGGAAGAAATGCCGGATGGAAACTACCATATCAGTTGGGATGTAACAGACACAGGCACCGGACCCCTTGGCAGCATGCTTTGGGTTAATGGTGAATGGAAAAGGCTTCAAAACGGGGCATCAGAGTATATCTCCAAAGTGAAGCCTGAGCTTGTCACTATCTCAGGTTTAGACAACGCCAGAAATGTAGGGGTTGCGTATCAGGGGGATGAATCGTATCTAAACGCCGAGCCACTGATTAACTATCTGGGCATCAACAACGCATCAAGCGTAAGTGAAACGAAACCGTTGCGCCTGACGCTCTTCGAGTACAAACGCCTTGATTGGCATTTGGAAATCACCGATGCAGAGGGGAACCCGCTTGAAGAAGCAGATATTTATAACGAGCATTCCATCTATAATCTGCCTTGGGTTCCTGACAGTGAATATCCGGATGGAGATTATTATGTGAAGGTGACGGTGAAAGATGAGAGTGGATTGACCCTCTCAACGGTTCCGAAAAAATTCACAGTGAAACGATAG
- a CDS encoding SRPBCC family protein — protein MPIIRHDIFIDAPIHVCFDLARNVDVHTETTKKTKERAIDGVTKGLMEKGDTVTWEATHLGVKQTLTAKIIEMKKPHQFTDVMIKGAFHSFTHVHEFIESGTGTIMKDTFTYQSPLGVLGVIADKIFLEKYMRDFLVGRAVELKRIAEKDR, from the coding sequence ATGCCCATAATACGACATGATATTTTTATCGATGCACCCATCCACGTTTGCTTTGACTTAGCAAGAAACGTAGATGTCCATACCGAAACGACAAAGAAGACAAAGGAAAGAGCGATTGACGGTGTGACAAAGGGACTGATGGAGAAAGGAGATACCGTTACTTGGGAAGCCACCCACCTGGGAGTCAAACAAACCTTAACCGCCAAGATCATAGAGATGAAAAAACCACATCAATTTACAGATGTCATGATAAAGGGAGCATTCCACTCATTCACCCATGTACACGAATTTATTGAAAGTGGCACAGGGACGATCATGAAAGATACCTTTACGTATCAATCTCCACTTGGCGTACTGGGAGTCATAGCTGATAAGATATTCTTAGAAAAATATATGAGAGATTTTCTTGTTGGTCGTGCGGTAGAGTTGAAACGGATTGCTGAGAAAGATAGATGA